TGATGCTTGATTTCATGAGTCCTTCCAGGAATGATGTCTGAAATAAAAGAATGCATGGGGAATATATCATTTCCTTTCACCCTGTTCATACCAAAATTAGAGTACAAGAACATTGTTATAgaattaaaatgtatatacacTCATATTGTGTATTCAtctaagaaattcatttttgagatagaaccATCATGAGAGTGTTATCTACTATCTTACTTTACCATTATACTTTATGCATGAATAGGGATGAAGTAAAAATAACAGATACTAGGAGTTTTCCAACTGTCAGAGAAAAGTTTGATAAAATTCCCAATTTTCTTCACTTTGTAAAATaggattatttttcatttctttttgaaaaggaaTCTAATTGATCAGTATATGGTTATTCCAAATTAAAATTATGAGTCAATttttgcctgtttccataacataTCCATTTGTACTATTTTAGAATTTATGATTGTATTGATTAGCCCCCGGTTCTTGTCTGGattgttcatttttatcttttgttcaTTTACCTCTACTGTCTTCTTTGATGTTTCCTTAGTATTTTTATACCACAGTTGGAGTAACTGGGACTGTGGTAGTCTCAGGGGCGTTGGCGAACTGCGAGGAAGCTTCTGGAATGATGACGGTGCTCACTGCTGGCACAGTGGTCGGAACTGGTGTAGGCTCAACAGTAGCAATGGTATTGATGATAGGAATGTCAGtctcattttgaattttctttggagGAGTGGCAATAAATGATGGGCGTGGATATGGGCGATGTATCATGGCAGACTGGGGGATATTTGGCAGTATTTGCCATTTGGAGATTTGGGCATGTGGGCCAAATACCAGTAGCCTTGAATAATATGGGTATGACATATATGGATTGCTAATTACATAATAGGGGTAAGGCATATATGGATTGTTAATTGATACAGGTTGTCTATGTTGATAGTAATTGGGTTGATAAAGAGGATTGTTATTCAGCACATAATGAATTGGGATTTGTTGGGTTCTTTTCTGATCAGATaatctttcatcatttttatggCACTGCAAAAGAGTAAATTATGTAGAAAGGTATTATTATAGACCAATTTGCAAAGACACCTTGAATTagtaatttttgaaataatatagTATTTGATTTTGAGTAAATACAATATTATTCTACAAGatatggacacatatttccctt
This window of the Castor canadensis chromosome 9, mCasCan1.hap1v2, whole genome shotgun sequence genome carries:
- the Csn3 gene encoding kappa-casein, translated to MKRFLLVVNILALTLTFLAADVQYQEPTTPEVQNQAQLSCHKNDERLSDQKRTQQIPIHYVLNNNPLYQPNYYQHRQPVSINNPYMPYPYYVISNPYMSYPYYSRLLVFGPHAQISKWQILPNIPQSAMIHRPYPRPSFIATPPKKIQNETDIPIINTIATVEPTPVPTTVPAVSTVIIPEASSQFANAPETTTVPVTPTVV